One window of the Halobacteriovorax sp. JY17 genome contains the following:
- the glmS gene encoding glutamine--fructose-6-phosphate transaminase (isomerizing), which yields MCGIVGHIGPKDSVNIVLEGLRRLEYRGYDSAGVSFIDESDELQIYKKSGKLDNLKGLLEGKDFKARMCIGHTRWATHGEVNDTNSHPHMKDHISIVHNGIIENASALRKELAAGGYEFQSQTDSEVFLSLLTRELATGKSFKQAMLDSFSLVEGNSAFVVLNKDVFEIMSIKKGAPLVCGINTVDSEAFVSSDPYALAGMASRLYFPADNVLCHLSAKNKNLINFYDSEGNPTENYMSKKQDMSVGPTDKGEFEHFMLKEIHEQPELIRSLTQFYFHGEGLESLLKAGEFVPSKFHMTACGTAYYAGLLIRDFLEAYNRIPCSPELASEFRYRKPLLQEGESGLFISQSGETADTLAAQELCTENNIKTLSIVNVDGSTLFRNCDNNLLIRAGMEIGVASTKAFTQQVLTGRLLSLALSKEMNEEASRVKLTAKFSLLAEKIDHLISRSEEIKNIAESIYNHKGFFYTGRGIYFPVALEGALKLKEIAYVHAEGYAAGELKHGPIAMIDEDMVNVALVGPELFEKTVSNIQEIKARKGVILTIGPKDHEELAELSDYYFGIDFDGLEELSPIYINIVNQLLAYYIAKYKGTDIDKPRNLAKSVTVE from the coding sequence ATGTGTGGAATTGTTGGCCATATTGGTCCTAAAGATTCAGTTAATATTGTTTTAGAAGGTCTAAGAAGATTAGAGTATCGTGGCTATGATTCAGCCGGTGTCAGCTTTATTGATGAAAGTGATGAACTTCAAATATATAAGAAAAGTGGAAAGCTAGATAATTTAAAAGGACTCCTAGAAGGCAAGGACTTTAAGGCGAGAATGTGTATTGGGCACACTCGCTGGGCCACTCATGGGGAAGTGAATGATACAAATTCACATCCACATATGAAAGATCATATTTCTATTGTTCATAATGGAATAATTGAAAATGCATCAGCTCTTAGAAAAGAACTCGCGGCCGGGGGATATGAATTTCAATCACAAACAGATTCAGAAGTCTTTCTCTCTCTTTTAACAAGAGAGCTTGCTACAGGAAAAAGTTTTAAACAAGCAATGCTCGATAGCTTTTCATTAGTTGAAGGAAATTCTGCTTTTGTTGTTTTAAATAAAGACGTCTTTGAAATTATGTCTATTAAAAAAGGTGCGCCGCTTGTTTGTGGAATAAATACTGTGGACTCAGAAGCATTTGTTTCTTCTGATCCATACGCTCTCGCTGGTATGGCCTCTAGACTTTACTTTCCTGCTGATAATGTTCTCTGCCATTTAAGCGCTAAGAATAAAAACTTAATTAACTTCTATGATTCTGAGGGAAATCCAACAGAGAATTACATGTCTAAAAAACAAGATATGTCTGTAGGGCCTACAGATAAGGGTGAATTTGAGCACTTTATGCTTAAAGAAATTCACGAACAGCCAGAGCTTATTCGCTCTCTTACTCAGTTCTATTTTCACGGAGAAGGGTTAGAGAGTTTATTAAAAGCAGGTGAGTTTGTTCCTAGTAAATTTCATATGACTGCCTGTGGAACTGCTTACTACGCGGGTCTTTTAATAAGAGATTTCTTAGAAGCCTATAATAGAATTCCTTGTTCTCCTGAGCTTGCAAGTGAATTTAGATATAGAAAGCCTCTTCTTCAAGAAGGTGAGAGTGGTCTCTTTATCTCTCAATCAGGTGAGACTGCTGATACTCTGGCAGCTCAAGAATTATGTACAGAGAACAACATTAAAACACTTTCAATTGTAAATGTTGATGGATCAACTCTCTTTAGAAATTGTGATAATAACTTACTAATTAGAGCAGGAATGGAAATTGGAGTTGCTTCAACAAAGGCTTTCACCCAACAAGTGTTAACAGGAAGACTATTATCACTTGCCTTAAGTAAAGAGATGAATGAGGAAGCATCTAGAGTGAAGCTTACTGCTAAGTTTTCTCTACTTGCTGAAAAAATTGATCATCTTATTTCAAGATCAGAAGAAATTAAAAATATTGCAGAGTCTATTTATAACCATAAAGGCTTCTTTTATACAGGAAGAGGTATTTACTTTCCTGTGGCGTTAGAGGGAGCACTTAAGCTTAAAGAAATTGCTTACGTTCATGCAGAAGGCTACGCCGCTGGTGAGTTAAAGCATGGTCCAATTGCGATGATTGATGAAGATATGGTTAATGTTGCACTTGTAGGCCCAGAGTTATTTGAAAAGACAGTGTCAAATATTCAAGAGATTAAAGCTAGAAAGGGAGTGATTCTCACAATTGGCCCTAAAGATCATGAAGAGTTAGCAGAACTTTCTGACTACTACTTTGGAATAGACTTTGATGGGCTTGAGGAACTTTCTCCAATCTATATCAATATTGTAAATCAATTATTGGCCTATTATATTGCAAAATATAAAGGAACAGATATTGATAAGCCTAGGAATTTAGCGAAGTCAGTAACGGTTGAGTAA
- a CDS encoding UvrD-helicase domain-containing protein, translating to MDLNGLNEQQRKAVLKTDGPVMILAGAGSGKTKTLVTRIAYLLEELHVSPFQVLALTFSNKAAREMRERISTMVEADIGSLQITTFHAFCARILRSEANYLGLSKNFTIYDTSEQKAVAKAILGRHGISTKEISPFEILYYMDDLKNHGHYPGRDISECDYEIDESDSFFTFYQEYEAELHKANAVDFGSLITGVIQLFEKFPDVLKRYQERFKYLLVDEYQDTNRAQFELVKMLSEKSRNVCVVGDEDQSIYSWRGADIRNILDFEEMFSDAKILKLEQNYRSSKNIIEAATHVIARNSQRKGKEMWTNNPHGEDIEIIECFNDKTEAEFIADKIKTLSKEGHPHKEMAVFYRTNTQSRLIEDYLRKSNIPYRVVGGVKFYERKEIKDLIAYIRVVVNEKDSLALSRIINVPARGIGATTLRKLENEAVTNGCSLWEMLDTVVSNPEDYKHIRLSAKVKSALNHLVTLINEVKVSVDSVAPSSLYEKLLHESGYWEFLKSSKDYESQARMENLEELQSALVQYEESNKAPTLINFLETITLDTTSESDEVTNTGEVSLMTIHGAKGLEFLYVFVTGAEENIFPSYKSLENGETAIEEERRLFYVAMTRAMEKLYITFAQGRMLFGQLRFNGPSRFLNEIPDKFYQWKKPSGGTMTTGSSWGDGNDFDDFNQDQSFDDEAVFQVASYEDENRAPKAKFPKGVRIVHSLYGEGTVLDSSGFGPDEKVSIKFSDGARKKFLVKFAPLVLA from the coding sequence ATGGACTTAAATGGATTAAATGAACAACAAAGAAAAGCAGTTTTAAAAACTGACGGTCCAGTAATGATCTTGGCCGGAGCGGGCTCAGGAAAGACGAAGACCTTAGTCACAAGAATAGCTTATCTTTTAGAAGAGTTGCACGTTAGTCCATTCCAGGTCTTAGCTCTCACATTTTCTAATAAAGCCGCCAGAGAAATGCGTGAGCGTATTAGCACAATGGTTGAAGCAGATATTGGCTCTCTACAAATTACGACCTTTCACGCTTTTTGCGCGAGAATACTTAGAAGTGAAGCGAATTACTTAGGACTTTCTAAGAACTTCACTATTTATGATACATCTGAACAGAAGGCCGTTGCTAAGGCAATTCTTGGTCGTCACGGAATATCTACAAAAGAGATTTCTCCATTTGAAATTCTCTACTATATGGATGATTTAAAAAATCATGGACACTATCCTGGAAGAGATATTTCTGAGTGTGATTATGAAATAGATGAGAGTGATTCTTTTTTCACTTTCTATCAAGAGTATGAAGCAGAACTTCATAAGGCGAATGCAGTAGATTTTGGAAGCTTAATTACAGGGGTTATTCAGCTCTTTGAAAAATTTCCAGATGTGCTTAAGAGGTATCAAGAACGCTTTAAATACCTATTGGTAGACGAGTATCAAGATACTAATAGGGCCCAGTTTGAATTAGTTAAAATGCTTAGTGAAAAATCTCGTAACGTCTGCGTAGTAGGAGATGAAGATCAATCTATCTATTCATGGCGTGGAGCAGATATAAGAAATATCCTAGACTTTGAAGAGATGTTTTCTGATGCGAAAATTTTAAAGCTAGAGCAAAACTATAGATCGAGTAAGAATATTATTGAGGCAGCCACTCATGTCATCGCTAGAAATTCCCAAAGAAAAGGGAAGGAGATGTGGACGAATAATCCCCATGGTGAGGACATCGAAATTATAGAGTGTTTCAACGATAAGACAGAAGCAGAGTTTATTGCAGATAAAATAAAAACTCTTTCAAAAGAAGGGCACCCTCACAAAGAGATGGCAGTATTTTATAGAACGAATACTCAATCTAGACTTATTGAAGATTACTTAAGAAAGAGTAATATTCCTTACAGGGTTGTTGGTGGTGTAAAGTTCTATGAAAGAAAAGAAATTAAAGACCTAATCGCCTATATAAGAGTTGTAGTTAATGAAAAGGACTCTTTGGCCTTAAGCCGAATTATAAATGTTCCAGCGAGAGGTATTGGTGCGACGACTCTTCGTAAATTAGAGAATGAAGCTGTTACAAATGGTTGCTCCCTCTGGGAGATGTTAGATACCGTCGTTTCAAATCCAGAAGACTATAAGCATATTAGATTATCAGCTAAAGTTAAGTCGGCCCTCAATCACCTGGTAACTCTTATAAATGAAGTGAAGGTATCTGTTGATTCAGTTGCTCCAAGCTCTCTTTATGAAAAGCTTCTTCACGAATCAGGTTATTGGGAGTTTTTAAAGTCTAGTAAAGATTATGAATCACAAGCTCGAATGGAAAATCTTGAAGAGCTTCAGAGTGCACTTGTGCAGTATGAAGAATCAAATAAGGCCCCGACTCTAATAAATTTTCTCGAAACGATTACTTTAGATACCACTAGTGAAAGTGACGAAGTCACAAATACTGGTGAAGTTTCTCTTATGACTATTCACGGAGCCAAGGGACTTGAATTTCTCTACGTCTTTGTAACAGGAGCTGAGGAAAATATCTTCCCGAGCTATAAGAGTCTTGAAAATGGAGAGACTGCTATAGAAGAAGAGAGAAGACTCTTCTATGTGGCAATGACAAGAGCAATGGAGAAGCTTTATATAACTTTTGCTCAAGGACGAATGCTCTTTGGTCAGTTGCGCTTTAATGGACCGAGTAGATTCTTAAATGAAATTCCTGATAAATTCTACCAATGGAAGAAGCCAAGTGGTGGAACTATGACTACTGGAAGTTCTTGGGGCGATGGAAATGACTTCGATGATTTCAATCAAGATCAATCGTTTGATGATGAAGCTGTGTTTCAGGTCGCTTCATACGAAGATGAGAATAGAGCACCTAAGGCAAAATTTCCAAAAGGCGTAAGAATTGTTCATTCTCTCTATGGTGAGGGGACTGTTCTTGATTCAAGTGGATTTGGTCCAGACGAGAAAGTTTCAATTAAATTTTCCGATGGAGCTCGCAAGAAGTTCCTCGTGAAATTTGCTCCTCTAGTACTTGCCTAG